A window of the Bacillota bacterium genome harbors these coding sequences:
- the cobJ gene encoding precorrin-3B C(17)-methyltransferase, with protein MLVVGTGPGDPGHMTARARQALEEADVVLGYGTYLGLIKGMTGHAEVLPYAMGEEMARARDALVLAGAGRSVVVASGGDPGVYGMAGPVLEALPGYEGIQVEVVPGVTAAVAAAAALGAPLSADFAIVSLSDILVPWDIIERRLRAVATGDMVAVLYNPRSHGRRDHLRRALDILKSHRSPTTPVGLVKNAGRPGQTVTLADLGGFDPELADMSSTVIVGNSYTFIRGDFMVTPRGYAP; from the coding sequence GTGCTGGTGGTCGGCACAGGGCCCGGAGACCCCGGCCACATGACAGCCAGGGCCCGGCAGGCCCTGGAGGAAGCCGACGTAGTCCTGGGCTATGGTACCTACCTCGGGTTAATCAAAGGGATGACAGGCCATGCGGAAGTGCTCCCCTACGCTATGGGAGAGGAGATGGCCAGGGCCCGGGACGCCCTGGTCCTAGCGGGGGCCGGGCGCAGCGTGGTCGTGGCAAGCGGAGGGGATCCCGGTGTGTACGGGATGGCCGGGCCGGTGCTGGAGGCCCTTCCTGGCTACGAGGGCATTCAGGTTGAAGTAGTGCCAGGGGTGACGGCGGCGGTGGCGGCCGCAGCGGCCCTGGGGGCGCCCCTTTCCGCCGACTTCGCTATTGTGAGTCTCAGCGACATCCTGGTCCCGTGGGATATCATCGAGAGACGGCTCAGGGCGGTGGCGACGGGCGACATGGTGGCTGTGCTCTACAATCCCAGGAGTCACGGCCGGAGGGACCACCTCAGGCGTGCGCTGGACATCCTCAAGAGCCACCGGTCTCCCACAACCCCGGTGGGGTTGGTGAAGAACGCCGGGAGACCGGGTCAGACGGTGACCCTGGCCGACCTTGGGGGCTTCGATCCGGAACTGGCTGACATGAGCTCCACGGTCATAGTGGGTAACTCCTACACCTTCATCCGGGGGGACTTTATGGTGACGCCAAGGGGGTACGCCCCTTGA
- a CDS encoding precorrin-8X methylmutase, with translation MRGCEIEAESMRIIWDLLSGYPLSAPEGDVVVRVVHASGDPGIARCLRFHPEAVERAIAALRSSRPIVTDVAMVACGIRGYWGPLAVAVEQPGVGEEAEKTAATRASMGMRQLQHLWNQGIVVVGNAPTALLEVLRLSLEGSASPMLVVGMPVGFVGAAESKDELVASGIPYITLLGTRGGSPMAAAAVNALIRAARRGE, from the coding sequence GTGAGGGGTTGTGAGATAGAGGCTGAGAGCATGAGGATAATTTGGGACCTCCTCAGCGGATACCCCCTTTCCGCACCGGAGGGGGACGTGGTGGTCAGGGTGGTACACGCCTCCGGCGACCCCGGGATCGCCCGGTGCCTCCGTTTCCACCCGGAGGCTGTGGAGAGGGCGATCGCAGCCCTGCGATCCTCTAGGCCCATCGTTACCGATGTGGCCATGGTGGCCTGCGGTATCAGGGGCTACTGGGGTCCGTTAGCCGTGGCCGTGGAGCAACCCGGGGTTGGAGAGGAGGCTGAGAAGACCGCCGCTACCCGGGCATCCATGGGGATGCGCCAGCTCCAGCACCTGTGGAACCAGGGGATAGTGGTGGTGGGCAACGCACCTACGGCCCTTCTTGAGGTGCTTAGACTAAGCCTAGAGGGCTCGGCCTCTCCTATGCTGGTGGTGGGCATGCCCGTGGGGTTCGTGGGAGCCGCTGAATCCAAGGATGAACTGGTGGCCTCGGGTATCCCCTATATCACCCTCCTTGGCACCAGGGGAGGAAGCCCCATGGCAGCTGCTGCGGTGAACGCATTGATCCGGGCGGCCCGGAGGGGGGAGTAG
- the hemB gene encoding porphobilinogen synthase, whose amino-acid sequence MYPVTRGRRLRASPALRNLVRETKLHVEDLIYPLFVTAGKGVRQEIPSMPGVARLSVDLLGNEVLEAANRGVGAVILFGVPDRKDEAGSMAFQPGGVVQEAVSVLKKAFPSFLVITDVCLCQYSSSGHCGLVRGSRVLNDESLEVLAETALSHAKAGADLVAPSDMMDGRVGAIRKRLDAEGFVDVGIMAYSAKYASAFYGPFREVAASDPSFGDRLTYQMDPANAREAVKEAFMDIHEGADIVMVKPALPYLDIMAKVKAASDRPVATYNVSGEYSMVKAAAANGWLDERRVVMEILTSMKRAGADMVITYHAKDAAGWLKEG is encoded by the coding sequence TTGTATCCAGTAACCAGGGGACGGCGACTGAGAGCCAGCCCTGCCTTGAGGAATCTGGTTAGGGAAACCAAGCTGCACGTGGAGGATCTCATCTATCCGTTGTTCGTTACCGCGGGGAAGGGTGTCCGCCAGGAAATTCCTTCTATGCCGGGGGTGGCCCGCCTTTCTGTTGACCTCCTTGGTAATGAGGTGCTCGAGGCGGCCAATCGCGGTGTTGGGGCGGTTATCCTGTTCGGAGTGCCAGACCGGAAGGACGAGGCAGGCAGCATGGCCTTCCAGCCCGGGGGAGTTGTTCAGGAGGCGGTCTCCGTGCTCAAGAAGGCATTCCCTTCGTTCTTGGTGATCACCGATGTCTGTCTCTGCCAATATAGCTCCAGCGGTCACTGCGGGTTGGTCCGGGGGTCCAGGGTGCTGAATGATGAATCCCTGGAGGTACTGGCGGAAACGGCGCTGAGCCATGCTAAGGCAGGGGCAGACCTGGTAGCCCCGTCGGACATGATGGACGGAAGGGTTGGAGCCATCCGGAAGCGCCTCGACGCGGAGGGGTTCGTGGATGTGGGGATCATGGCCTATTCGGCCAAGTACGCCTCGGCCTTCTACGGTCCGTTCCGGGAGGTTGCTGCTTCAGATCCCTCTTTTGGGGATCGTCTAACCTACCAGATGGACCCGGCCAACGCTCGGGAGGCCGTGAAAGAGGCATTTATGGACATTCATGAGGGCGCCGATATCGTCATGGTGAAGCCTGCCCTGCCCTACCTTGATATCATGGCCAAGGTGAAGGCTGCCTCCGATCGGCCGGTAGCCACCTACAATGTGAGCGGAGAGTACTCCATGGTAAAGGCGGCGGCGGCCAACGGCTGGTTGGATGAGCGCAGGGTAGTCATGGAGATCCTGACGTCCATGAAGAGGGCGGGCGCAGACATGGTCATAACGTACCATGCCAAGGATGCAGCCGGGTGGCTGAAGGAGGGGTAG
- the cobK gene encoding precorrin-6A reductase: MVLGGTTEAREAVRELARHGYPVIATAVTAHGASLLRTWGAAAVLQEAMDEARMRVVMETFGVHVLLDATHPYAAMASVNALRAATASGVPYVRLERPPWPVPKHPRVHCCPDYLEAARLACQLAAHGCVFLAIGSKRLRIFAEEARLRGVRLIARVLPDPGVLAACFEEGLGPADLVALQGPVSRTLNEALFRQFSVDVVVTKESGREGGTPEKVEAAVALGLDVIVVKRPAPKGPPAEGVAEALRMIEEEMKGEGSGCGGSGPRVEGD; encoded by the coding sequence ATGGTATTGGGAGGCACGACCGAGGCGCGGGAGGCTGTCCGGGAGCTGGCAAGGCACGGTTACCCGGTGATCGCCACGGCGGTGACGGCCCACGGCGCCAGCCTGCTAAGAACCTGGGGTGCCGCCGCCGTGCTGCAGGAGGCCATGGATGAGGCTAGGATGAGGGTGGTCATGGAGACCTTCGGGGTGCACGTATTGCTGGACGCTACCCACCCCTATGCGGCGATGGCCTCTGTAAATGCTCTCCGTGCGGCTACCGCGTCGGGGGTCCCCTATGTGCGGCTTGAGAGGCCGCCGTGGCCCGTGCCAAAGCACCCCAGGGTTCATTGCTGCCCGGACTACCTAGAAGCGGCCCGTCTCGCCTGCCAGCTGGCAGCGCATGGCTGCGTGTTCCTGGCCATCGGGTCAAAGCGATTGCGGATCTTTGCCGAAGAGGCCCGCTTAAGGGGGGTCCGGCTCATTGCCCGTGTCCTGCCGGACCCGGGTGTGCTGGCGGCCTGTTTCGAGGAGGGATTAGGTCCTGCGGACCTGGTGGCTCTGCAGGGTCCCGTGTCGAGGACACTCAACGAGGCCCTTTTCCGGCAGTTCTCCGTGGATGTGGTGGTCACCAAGGAGAGCGGCCGGGAGGGTGGCACCCCCGAGAAGGTGGAGGCTGCAGTGGCCTTGGGCTTGGACGTGATTGTGGTTAAGAGGCCCGCCCCCAAAGGGCCGCCGGCAGAGGGGGTGGCGGAGGCCCTGAGAATGATAGAGGAGGAGATGAAGGGTGAGGGATCTGGCTGTGGTGGTTCTGGGCCACGGGTCGAGGGCGACTAA
- a CDS encoding bifunctional precorrin-2 dehydrogenase/sirohydrochlorin ferrochelatase, producing MRLYPLALDVEGRECLVVGGGPVALRKARSLLQCGASVTLVCPGGLAGSGVEGAVVVSECYSRAHLKGAFLAIAAATREVNEAVRRDARGMGVLVNVADDLGGSTFILPASARKGPFTLSLSTGGRSPLLAARLVRELADSIPASMERLCIALRWLRPQLKEIDPGLRRQVLDMLADPGLAREMADSVETALARRLDGLPDLVRTIVHTGFLGGVAFEDVEDRDQG from the coding sequence GTGAGGCTCTACCCGCTGGCCCTGGATGTGGAGGGAAGGGAGTGTCTCGTGGTGGGCGGTGGGCCCGTGGCCTTGAGGAAGGCAAGAAGTCTCCTGCAATGCGGGGCCTCCGTCACACTGGTATGCCCTGGGGGACTAGCCGGGTCCGGGGTGGAAGGAGCGGTGGTGGTCTCTGAGTGCTATAGCAGGGCCCACCTGAAGGGGGCGTTCCTGGCAATAGCGGCAGCTACCCGGGAGGTAAACGAGGCGGTAAGAAGGGATGCCCGGGGAATGGGGGTTCTGGTTAACGTCGCGGACGACCTAGGTGGATCGACGTTCATCCTGCCTGCCTCCGCCCGCAAGGGACCCTTCACCCTCTCATTGAGCACGGGAGGACGCAGCCCCCTCCTGGCAGCGAGGCTCGTCCGGGAACTGGCCGACTCCATCCCGGCCTCCATGGAACGGCTCTGCATCGCCCTGCGATGGCTGAGGCCACAGCTCAAGGAAATAGACCCGGGGTTGCGTCGCCAGGTCTTGGACATGCTGGCCGACCCGGGGTTGGCCAGGGAAATGGCGGATTCCGTGGAGACCGCCTTGGCCAGGAGGCTAGACGGTCTGCCCGACCTGGTGAGGACCATTGTTCACACCGGTTTTCTGGGGGGTGTTGCCTTTGAGGACGTTGAGGATAGGGACCAGGGGTAG
- a CDS encoding CbiX/SirB N-terminal domain-containing protein — protein sequence MRDLAVVVLGHGSRATKPEANDAIEELGRMVGDLLDLPTAVAFLNRDSGRKGMEEACHEAVRQGQSTLVILPLFLAGGVHVTEDIPAMVQEVEASLGCRCLVARPIGADRGLAKVIVERAREVIQGEGL from the coding sequence GTGAGGGATCTGGCTGTGGTGGTTCTGGGCCACGGGTCGAGGGCGACTAAGCCCGAGGCCAATGATGCTATAGAGGAACTGGGCCGGATGGTCGGAGATCTCCTGGACCTGCCGACCGCTGTGGCCTTTCTGAACCGTGACTCTGGCAGGAAAGGCATGGAGGAGGCATGCCATGAGGCGGTAAGGCAGGGGCAGTCAACCCTGGTCATCCTGCCGCTCTTCCTGGCGGGGGGCGTTCACGTGACCGAGGACATACCCGCCATGGTCCAGGAGGTGGAGGCGAGTCTCGGCTGCCGTTGCCTGGTAGCCAGGCCCATAGGCGCCGACCGGGGACTGGCCAAGGTGATTGTGGAGCGGGCCAGGGAGGTGATCCAGGGTGAGGGGTTGTGA
- the cobA gene encoding uroporphyrinogen-III C-methyltransferase — translation MSGVVYLVGAGPGDPGLITEKGLRYLREADVVIYDRLVSEDLLEEAPEGAELIDVGKWPGRHGLGQEGIASLLVEKALKGLRVVRLKGGDPFVLGRGGEEAEVLAARGIAFHVVPGVTSAVAVPAYAGVPVTHREYASAFSVSTGHRKVKGQPPGQTRVVLMGVKNLASVTQDLIEGGLDLSTPAALIHQGTTPAQRVLVSTLGEIRERAGEEGFEPPSVLVVGGVVGLRAHLSWYERLPLFGVRVVVTRERRWSRAMVQAIRDRGGHALVVPTIEVLEPPSYRGLDQALSDLSLFEWVIFTSSNGVERVMRRLARLELDARAFAGTRILAIGPETSRRLETHGLRADFTPSKFSSQGILAEFPEGSGRVLMPRSDRADDTLPAGLQGLGYEPVTVTAYVTRSRSDGAQRLGRVLSGNLADYIALTSPSTAEGLVESLHGGTGLPVKARVACIGPVTAEAAGRLGIRVDAVSLVHSAEGLVEAIIQDVKGRKGACIQ, via the coding sequence ATGAGCGGTGTTGTCTACCTGGTGGGCGCAGGACCTGGTGATCCAGGGCTGATCACTGAGAAGGGACTCAGGTATCTCAGAGAGGCCGATGTGGTGATTTACGACCGCCTTGTCTCGGAAGACCTGTTGGAAGAGGCCCCGGAAGGAGCGGAACTCATTGACGTGGGCAAGTGGCCGGGAAGACACGGCCTGGGACAGGAGGGGATTGCCAGCCTCCTGGTGGAGAAGGCGCTCAAGGGACTTCGCGTGGTGAGGCTGAAGGGGGGCGACCCCTTCGTCCTCGGAAGGGGGGGTGAAGAGGCGGAGGTCCTGGCTGCCCGGGGCATAGCCTTCCATGTGGTACCAGGGGTCACCTCGGCCGTTGCGGTGCCGGCCTACGCCGGGGTCCCTGTGACCCACCGGGAGTACGCCTCAGCGTTTTCTGTATCCACTGGGCACCGCAAGGTCAAGGGGCAGCCGCCGGGGCAAACCCGGGTAGTGTTGATGGGCGTGAAGAACCTGGCCAGTGTGACCCAGGATCTGATAGAGGGAGGACTTGATCTATCCACACCTGCAGCCCTGATCCACCAGGGCACCACCCCCGCTCAGAGGGTTTTGGTGAGCACCCTGGGGGAGATACGGGAGAGGGCCGGGGAGGAGGGCTTCGAACCCCCCTCGGTGCTGGTAGTAGGTGGGGTGGTCGGGCTGAGGGCCCACCTCTCCTGGTACGAGCGCCTGCCTCTCTTCGGCGTGCGGGTGGTGGTAACCAGGGAGAGAAGGTGGTCCCGGGCTATGGTGCAGGCCATCAGGGACAGGGGGGGACACGCGCTGGTCGTTCCTACCATCGAGGTGCTGGAGCCGCCGAGTTACCGAGGACTGGACCAGGCCCTTAGTGACCTGAGTCTCTTCGAATGGGTGATCTTCACCAGCTCTAACGGAGTGGAACGCGTGATGCGGCGGCTAGCCCGGCTGGAGCTCGACGCCAGGGCCTTCGCCGGTACCCGGATCCTGGCGATCGGCCCGGAGACATCCCGGAGATTGGAGACACATGGGCTCAGGGCAGATTTCACACCATCCAAGTTCAGCTCCCAGGGCATACTTGCCGAGTTCCCCGAGGGATCGGGAAGGGTGTTGATGCCCAGGAGCGACCGGGCCGATGACACACTGCCAGCGGGTCTCCAGGGGTTGGGATATGAGCCCGTGACAGTTACTGCCTACGTGACACGGTCCAGGTCGGATGGGGCCCAGAGGCTAGGGAGGGTCCTTTCCGGCAATCTTGCGGACTACATCGCCCTCACCAGCCCTTCCACGGCGGAAGGCTTGGTAGAGTCCCTTCACGGAGGGACGGGTCTGCCGGTGAAGGCCCGTGTTGCCTGCATCGGGCCGGTTACCGCTGAGGCCGCGGGCCGCCTGGGGATAAGGGTTGATGCGGTGTCTCTTGTTCATAGCGCTGAGGGTTTGGTGGAGGCAATCATCCAAGACGTAAAAGGGAGGAAAGGCGCTTGTATCCAGTAA
- the hemC gene encoding hydroxymethylbilane synthase, with protein sequence MRTLRIGTRGSRLALVQAAEVVGALRQLFDLELERVVIRTEGDRSPDVPLVGHGTLGFFVADIEEALLEGRIDIAVHSLKDMPTRLPEGLMIAAVTKRLDPRDMVVTQGGGLAQLGAGQVVGISSLRRTAQILHLRPDLRVSPLRGNVETRIRKMWQGSYDALILARAGLVRLGLGGLAGQILEPEAFLPAPGQGAVALQVRADDQEARQVVEALNHPDTSREVNAERSFLAALEGGCQVPIGALARVKGGELQLSGMVASLDGSMVLRDDCRESSGEPEDTGKRLADALLKKGAGEILRCVREAGVS encoded by the coding sequence TTGAGGACGTTGAGGATAGGGACCAGGGGTAGCAGGCTGGCCCTGGTCCAGGCGGCCGAAGTGGTCGGGGCGCTCAGGCAGCTCTTCGATCTTGAGTTGGAGAGAGTAGTCATACGGACCGAGGGAGACCGGTCACCTGATGTGCCGCTGGTAGGTCACGGCACCCTGGGGTTCTTCGTGGCCGACATTGAGGAGGCGCTTCTTGAAGGACGCATCGACATCGCCGTCCATAGCCTTAAGGACATGCCAACTCGCCTTCCCGAGGGTCTCATGATAGCGGCGGTAACTAAACGGCTTGATCCCAGGGATATGGTGGTGACCCAGGGCGGCGGGCTGGCACAACTGGGGGCAGGGCAGGTGGTGGGGATATCTAGCCTGAGGCGGACCGCGCAGATCCTTCACCTCAGGCCAGACCTCCGGGTTTCTCCCCTGAGGGGGAATGTGGAGACTCGTATAAGGAAGATGTGGCAAGGCTCGTACGATGCCCTGATCCTGGCACGGGCGGGCCTTGTAAGGTTGGGGCTGGGAGGTCTGGCAGGCCAGATCCTGGAGCCGGAGGCATTCCTGCCCGCTCCAGGACAGGGAGCGGTGGCCCTGCAGGTGCGGGCGGACGACCAGGAGGCCCGGCAGGTGGTAGAGGCGCTGAATCACCCCGACACGTCCAGAGAGGTGAATGCGGAGCGCTCCTTCCTGGCAGCCCTGGAGGGCGGATGCCAGGTGCCCATCGGAGCCCTGGCCAGGGTCAAGGGGGGCGAACTCCAGCTCAGCGGGATGGTGGCCAGCCTCGATGGCTCCATGGTTCTCAGGGATGACTGCCGGGAGAGTAGCGGGGAGCCTGAAGACACCGGCAAGCGCTTGGCGGATGCTCTTCTCAAGAAGGGTGCCGGTGAGATACTCAGGTGTGTGAGAGAGGCGGGGGTGTCATGA
- the hemA gene encoding glutamyl-tRNA reductase, whose protein sequence is MELFVCGLSHKTAPLEIRESLAFTGRLFDEGLAHLLDFADEAVLLSTCNRTEVYAVAQQQEHVLQAVRGLVSAREIPWEDAESHIYLRSGTETVIHLFRVSSGLESMVLGESQVLGQVRDAYEASATRGAIKALGHALFRAAIAAGKRVHRETEVGRGASLSNRAVDVLGMCLGTLQDRTVLVVGGGLMGQLAARHLRERGIGTLAVISRDQGRASEVARAFGGEAAGFDRLVHWLALSDGVISSTGAPHPVIRRHHLEGAGARRGYRPLPVVDIAVPRDVEPGIEDLKWLHLVNVDGLALPEGSLDEEYLRAEAIVIAEAEAFLAWLSHRRMAAPAISHLLERIERLRLQELDRLHRKAGGFTPAQSRHVAAFSHRILDQVLHEPLVRMRELAASGDLEGLRLIAEAFGAGEEQ, encoded by the coding sequence GTGGAACTGTTCGTCTGCGGTCTAAGCCACAAGACGGCACCCCTGGAGATCAGGGAGAGCCTGGCTTTCACCGGGCGCCTCTTTGACGAGGGACTGGCTCACCTACTGGACTTTGCGGATGAAGCAGTCCTCCTGTCCACCTGCAACCGGACTGAGGTTTACGCAGTGGCCCAGCAGCAAGAGCACGTCCTGCAAGCCGTGAGGGGACTGGTATCAGCACGTGAGATACCCTGGGAGGATGCAGAAAGTCACATCTACCTCCGCTCCGGCACCGAGACCGTCATCCACCTTTTCCGGGTGTCATCTGGACTTGAGTCCATGGTCTTGGGGGAAAGCCAGGTGCTGGGTCAAGTCAGAGACGCCTACGAGGCGTCCGCTACCAGGGGTGCGATAAAGGCCTTGGGCCACGCCCTATTCCGGGCGGCCATAGCCGCAGGCAAGAGGGTGCACCGGGAGACGGAAGTGGGGAGGGGCGCATCCCTTAGCAACCGGGCCGTGGATGTGCTGGGGATGTGCCTAGGCACGCTGCAGGACCGCACCGTGCTGGTGGTAGGGGGAGGACTCATGGGCCAGCTGGCCGCGCGTCACCTGCGAGAGAGGGGGATAGGCACCCTGGCCGTCATCAGCAGGGATCAAGGAAGAGCCTCGGAGGTAGCACGGGCCTTCGGGGGAGAGGCCGCCGGGTTTGACAGGCTGGTCCACTGGCTTGCGCTCTCGGACGGAGTCATAAGTTCAACGGGGGCACCCCACCCCGTTATAAGAAGGCATCACCTGGAAGGGGCTGGTGCCCGCCGGGGCTACCGACCTCTCCCGGTTGTCGACATAGCCGTACCCAGGGACGTGGAGCCGGGCATAGAGGACCTTAAGTGGCTGCACCTGGTCAACGTGGACGGCTTGGCCCTGCCTGAGGGCAGTCTTGATGAGGAGTATCTGAGGGCGGAGGCCATAGTGATAGCTGAGGCCGAGGCTTTCCTGGCTTGGCTGAGTCACCGGAGAATGGCGGCCCCGGCCATATCCCACCTACTGGAGAGGATCGAGCGCCTAAGGCTTCAGGAACTGGATAGGCTTCACCGGAAGGCCGGTGGGTTTACCCCTGCCCAGTCCAGGCATGTGGCGGCCTTTTCCCACCGCATTCTGGATCAGGTGCTCCACGAGCCCCTGGTGCGTATGAGGGAACTGGCCGCCAGTGGGGACCTTGAGGGGCTTCGCCTCATAGCAGAGGCCTTTGGGGCAGGTGAGGAACAGTGA
- a CDS encoding cobalt-precorrin 5A hydrolase: MALLPVTRRGTDLALTLGLRLASASRVVTHYVPCRFGVRGTSPNEAIPFDGQISAVAPRVFREHHEIIFVGAAGIAMRVFGPLVRDKTKDPAVVVVDERGTFVVSLLSGHLGGANSLAREVAGITGGQPVITTASDLAGLPALDVLAAQIGMTWEPPRGFTKVMSRLISGDRVTFRADPRFLRSSEPLAQALPALGAEPEECKPATGLLVAVSGDPETRADVYLRPRDLVVGIGCRRGVNQGEILEAVATVLAGARLAMARVKALATIDAKAGEAGLIEAASRLGVPLLLINQERLRAFDGSYRPSTFVEARMGVGGVCQPAAMAAALEPVLLVEKQRINRVTVAVAREGCWWSAQGPETPAT; encoded by the coding sequence ATGGCGCTTCTCCCGGTCACCCGGAGAGGGACAGACCTCGCCTTGACGCTGGGACTGCGGCTAGCCAGCGCATCCAGGGTGGTGACCCACTATGTTCCATGTCGTTTCGGTGTTAGGGGGACCAGCCCCAATGAGGCAATCCCCTTTGACGGGCAGATATCAGCGGTGGCCCCAAGGGTGTTCCGCGAGCACCACGAGATCATCTTCGTGGGGGCGGCAGGGATAGCCATGAGGGTCTTCGGGCCTCTGGTGCGGGACAAGACGAAGGACCCGGCGGTGGTCGTAGTGGATGAGAGGGGTACCTTCGTGGTGAGCCTGCTCTCAGGTCACCTGGGAGGGGCCAATTCCCTGGCCAGGGAGGTGGCTGGGATCACCGGTGGCCAGCCAGTCATCACCACCGCTTCGGACCTGGCGGGATTACCAGCCCTCGACGTGCTGGCTGCCCAGATCGGCATGACCTGGGAGCCTCCCAGGGGCTTCACAAAGGTCATGTCCCGGCTCATCAGTGGTGACCGTGTGACCTTTCGGGCCGACCCGCGGTTCCTGAGGTCCTCGGAGCCACTGGCTCAGGCTCTCCCGGCCCTAGGGGCGGAGCCGGAGGAATGCAAGCCCGCCACGGGCCTGCTGGTGGCGGTGTCGGGGGACCCGGAGACCCGGGCAGACGTGTACCTGAGGCCCAGGGATCTCGTGGTGGGCATCGGATGCAGAAGGGGCGTGAACCAGGGGGAGATCCTGGAGGCTGTGGCCACCGTCTTGGCTGGGGCCAGGCTGGCGATGGCCAGGGTGAAGGCCCTTGCTACCATCGACGCTAAGGCCGGAGAGGCTGGGCTCATTGAGGCCGCTTCCCGCCTGGGGGTACCCCTGTTACTGATTAATCAGGAACGGCTAAGGGCCTTCGACGGGTCCTACCGGCCGTCAACCTTCGTGGAGGCGAGAATGGGGGTGGGAGGCGTATGCCAACCAGCGGCAATGGCAGCGGCGCTGGAACCAGTGCTCTTGGTGGAAAAACAGAGGATAAACAGGGTAACCGTGGCTGTAGCCAGGGAAGGGTGCTGGTGGTCGGCACAGGGCCCGGAGACCCCGGCCACATGA
- the hemL gene encoding glutamate-1-semialdehyde 2,1-aminomutase, producing MRRCSEELYREATRWMPGGVNSPVRAFKSMGGNPVFLERALGSFVYDADGNEYIDYVLSWGPLILGHACPEVVESLKGAVGRGTSFGAPTELEVLMARTIAEALPSVQQVRMVNSGTEANMSALRLARGYTGRNKVLKFEGCYHGHADSFLVKAGSGVATLGLPDSPGVPGSVASDTLIAPYNDIDAVNQVFARFGEEIAAVVVEPVAGNMGVIPPVKGFLEVLRSVTTWHGSLLIFDEVITGFRVAYGGAQALYGVVPDLTCLGKIVGGGLPVGAYGGRADIMQHVAPSGLVYQAGTLSGNPLAMTAGLVTLMRLQLPGVYQRLEENSRALEEGLEKAAERMGLPLRVNRVGSMLTPFFTEGEVRNMGDAMASDARRYRRFFWGMLDRGVWLPPSPYEAMFLSLAHDHNCIERTVQAVTECLGEIRRGDLGIP from the coding sequence TTGAGAAGGTGTTCTGAAGAGCTGTACCGGGAGGCCACGCGGTGGATGCCTGGGGGTGTGAACAGCCCCGTCCGGGCCTTCAAGTCCATGGGGGGGAATCCGGTGTTCCTGGAACGGGCGCTGGGTTCGTTCGTGTATGATGCCGATGGCAATGAGTACATTGACTACGTACTATCCTGGGGTCCACTCATTCTCGGCCATGCCTGCCCGGAGGTGGTGGAGTCCTTGAAGGGCGCCGTGGGCAGGGGTACCAGCTTCGGCGCGCCTACAGAGCTGGAGGTGCTCATGGCTCGGACCATTGCAGAGGCTCTCCCCTCAGTACAGCAGGTTAGAATGGTTAACTCAGGCACTGAGGCCAACATGAGCGCCTTGAGACTGGCCCGGGGGTACACCGGCAGGAACAAGGTGTTGAAGTTCGAGGGCTGTTACCATGGACACGCTGACTCCTTCCTGGTCAAAGCGGGCTCCGGGGTGGCCACTCTGGGCCTGCCCGATTCGCCTGGAGTGCCTGGGTCCGTCGCCTCAGATACCCTAATCGCCCCCTATAACGACATAGACGCGGTAAACCAGGTGTTCGCCCGGTTTGGAGAGGAGATAGCCGCCGTAGTCGTGGAGCCGGTGGCGGGGAACATGGGGGTGATTCCCCCCGTGAAGGGCTTCCTGGAGGTACTCCGGTCAGTGACAACTTGGCATGGGTCGCTCCTGATCTTCGATGAAGTGATAACGGGGTTCAGGGTGGCCTACGGTGGGGCCCAAGCGCTCTATGGTGTAGTGCCCGACCTCACGTGCCTTGGGAAGATCGTTGGCGGGGGCCTTCCCGTGGGCGCCTACGGGGGCAGGGCCGACATCATGCAGCACGTGGCTCCATCCGGTCTTGTGTACCAGGCAGGCACCCTATCCGGAAACCCCCTGGCCATGACCGCGGGTCTTGTGACCCTCATGCGACTCCAATTACCCGGCGTGTACCAGCGGTTAGAGGAGAATAGCAGGGCCTTGGAGGAAGGATTGGAGAAGGCAGCGGAGAGGATGGGCCTGCCTCTCAGGGTGAATAGAGTTGGATCGATGCTCACACCGTTCTTTACCGAGGGGGAGGTGAGGAACATGGGGGACGCCATGGCAAGCGACGCCAGGAGATATCGCCGGTTCTTCTGGGGTATGCTGGACCGGGGTGTATGGCTGCCGCCATCCCCCTATGAGGCGATGTTTCTCTCCTTGGCCCATGACCATAATTGTATCGAAAGAACGGTGCAGGCAGTGACTGAGTGTCTGGGGGAAATCCGCCGGGGGGACCTGGGAATACCATAG